The genomic interval CGCGCCCGGCAGCTCCTCGCCGGTGACGTCGAGCACCATCACGCCGTGGCTGCGCAACGCGTCGTGGGCGTCGCCGCGCTGTTGCAGATACCGCGCGACCGCGCCGGCCTGCACCGCTTGCTGCAGGTCCTGCACGTCCTGGCTCAGCGCCTGGTCCAGCGCCTGCTCGCGCAGGCTGGCCACGCACACCAGATGCCGGCGCTGCAGCAGCCGCACCGCCGCCAGCAGGTCTTCGATGTCTTCGTCGCGCACGTTGCTGATCAGCATCACCAGCGAACGGCGGCGCTGGCGCAGCGACAGTTCGGTCGCCGCCGCCAGGTAATCGGTGGCCACCGCCTGCGGCTGCAGGTCGTAGCTGGCGCGCAGCAACGCATCGACCGTGCCCATGCCGCGCTGCGGCGCGACCCAGCGCGCGTCGCCGCCGCTGGCCATCAGCCCCACCGCATCGCCCTGGCGCAGCGCCAGGTACGACACCACCAATGCGGCATTGAGCACGTTGTCGAAATGCGCCAGGCCGCTCTCGCTGGCCATCATCCGCCGCCCGGTGTCGATCAGCATCAGCAGCTGCTGGTTCTTCTCGTCCTGGTACTCGCGCGAGATCAGCTTGCGCGCGCGCGAGGTGGCCTTCCAGTCGATCTGGCGCAGGCTGTCGCCGACGCGGTATTCGCGCATCTGGTGGAAGTCGGTGCCTTCGCCGCGGCGCCGCTTCAGGTGCGCGCCGACCAGCCGCGACGCCTGTTCGGCGCTGAACAGGGCGAAGCGGGTCAGCGGCGCGAAGTTCGGATACACGCGCACGGTCTGCACCGCGCCGGCCACGCGCCGCTGCCGCCACAGGCGCCAGGCCGAGTGCAGGCGCAGGTGGGTGCCGGCAAAGTCGAAGCGGCCGCGCGCGGTCGGGCGCAATCGGTAGGTGAGGTGGGTCTCGGTGGCCGCGCGCAGCGTCACGCGCCGCGGCAGGCCCTGCATCCACCAGCCGCTGGGCACCAGATCGAATACGTCCAGTGTCTGCCGCTGCGCGCTGTCGATGCGCAGCCCGGCCTCGCGCTCCAGCCCCAGCGGCAAGGCTTCGGGCAGTTCGCGGCGCAGCTGCGGAGTGGGGCTGCGCCACAGCCGCCACGCATCGACCGCCGCAATCACGCCGATCGCCGCGCCCAGCGCCTGCCACGGCCACAGCGCGATGAGCTGCAGCGCCGACGCCAGGCCGCACAGTGCCCAGAGGCCGAGCAGGGCTAGCAGGAGCGGGGCGGGTCTCATGGGTGGAGGGCCGGGATTCGGAATTCGGGATTGGGGATTCGCAAAAGCGCGGTACGTGCGCTCAAGGCCGCACTGGCAGCTGCTCGGATGCGAGCAGGGAAAGCCGGCGTGGCGGCCGGCGCGGGCTTTGCCGAATCCCCACTCCCCAATCCCAAATCCCGGCTCATTTGCGCGGCGCCTCCACCTTCGCCAGCAGCGCGCCCAGCGCGTCGTCGGCGCTTTGGCCTTCGATCTGCAGTTCCGGGGCCAGTGCGATGCGGTGGCGTAGCGCCGGCTTGGCGATGTCGCGGATGTCGTCGGGGGTGACGAAGTCGCGGCCGGATAGCACCGCCTGCGCGCGCGCGGCGCGGATCAGCGCGATGCTGCCGCGCGGGCCGGCGCCGAGCGCGATGCCCGGCCAGCTGCGGGTGGCGGCGACGATGCGCACCGCGTAGTCGATCACCTGCGGGTCGACCACGATCGCGGCGGTGCCGAGCTGCATCGCCACCACATCCGCGGCGCTGAGCACGCGCGGCACCTGCGACAGGTCGAAGTCGCCGGCGCTGCGCCCGGTGGTGACCGCTTCCACCATGCGCTTTTCGTCCTCGAGTTGCGGATAGTCGATGAGAACCTTCAGCAGGAAGCGGTCCAGCTGCGCTTCCGGCAGCGGATAGGTGCCTTCCTGCTCGACCGGGTTCTGCGTGGCCAGGGCCAGGAACGGCGGCGCCAGCGGGAAGGGTTTTCCCTCGATGGTGACCTGGCCTTCCTGCATCACTTCCAGCAGCGCCGACTGGGTCTTGGCCGGGGCGCGGTTGATCTCGTCGGCCAGCAGCAGGTGGGTGAACACCGGGCCGCGGCGGATCTTGAAACTCTCGGTCTTGGGGTCGTACACGGCATGGCCGCTGACGTCGCTGGGCATCAGGTCCGGCGTGAACTGCACCCGCGCGTAGTTCAGTTCCATCGCCTGCGCCAGCGCGCGCACCAGCAGGGTCTTGCCGAGTCCGGGCACGCCTTCGATCAGCACGTGGCCGCCGGCCAGCAGCGCGATCAGGATCTGCTCGAGCACTTCCGGCTGGCCGATGAAGGCCTGGCCGACCGCGTCGCGGATCGCCTCGACACGTTCGATCAGGGCGGGGCCGGTGAGGGGGGCGACGGAGTCGGCGGGGGCGGTGGTCATAACTGGTTTCTCATCTGGACGAGGAGGCGAATGCGATCGCGGAAGGCGGCGTGTTGTTTGGGTGCTGGCGCCTGCAGCGCCTGTTCGACCTGTGCCGGCGCCAGGTTCAGGCGCTCGGCGATGGCCGCGGCCTGCGCGGGGCCCTGCAGCGCTGCGGCGAGCGGCGCGCGGCGTCGCAGCCGGGTCAGGAACGCCTGGCGCGTCGCCGCATACAGCAGTTCGGACTTGCCGTAGCGGAACAGGTGCTCGCCGCTGGCGCGCACGTGTTCCAGCAACGAGCGGCGGTCGCCGGCCGGCGAGGCGCGCAGCGGGCCGAAGCGCTGCATGCGCCACCACAGCCAGGCCAGCAGCATCAGCAGCGCCGGCACCCAGGCCGGCCAGCCGTTGACGAACAGCGTGCGCCACAGCGATGGCAGCTCGGCGGAATAGATGAGGTAAATGGTGCCGTCGCCGTAGTTGGGCGCCAGGATCTGCCGCGCCAGCAGGCGATGCGGCACGTCGCGCAGGCCGCCGCTCGGCGGAGCGGGCGGCGTGGCCAGTGGGTCGTCGCTCAAGCGGTTGCCGCCGCTGCTGCCGTTCTGCAGAAAATCCATTTCCGCCAGCAGGTCCACGCTGCCGTCGCCGTACGGCAGCCGAGCGTAGGCGTAGTCCTCGTCGCTGCCCCACAGGTTGCTCGCCGCGTCATAGTCGACCTGGAAACGCCGGCCGTTGCAGAACTCGCTGTGTTCGGGCTGCCCGGGAATGGCCAGTTTCAGGCAATGGCCGGGCTTGCCCTTTTCCAGTGCGACATCGAGCGCGTCGAAGATCGGCAGCTTGACCGTATCGTCGTCCTCGTCGGCGGCCGGCGTGCGCAGGATCAGGTGGCCGCCGCGCTCGACCCAGGCCAGCAGCGCATCGCCGTCGGGCTTGCTCAGCGCGCGCGGGTCGCCGAACAGCAGCACGCTGTCGTGCGGCTGCAGCCGCATCGCCGCCAGGTCCAGGCGCTGCCGCGATTCGGCGCGCACGCCGTCCGCGCGCAGGGTCTGGCGCAATGCGTACAGCGGGTTGTAGGCGGCCTCGCCGCGCGGCGGCAGCGCCAGCTCGCGTTCGGCGCGCTCGTAGCGGCCCAGGAACCAGACCACGAGCACGCTGGTCACCAGCAGCCCGAGCAGGAAGATCAGCGCATTGCGGGTTCCGCTGTTCATGCGCGCCACCGGTACTGCTGCTGCAGTTCGTCGAGCAAGCCGGCGAAGGCGTCGTCGTCGGGCAGGCGACCGGCGTAGGCGGCGTATTGCCAGGTGCGCACCATGCGCGCGAACAGGCTGCGGTCGGCGTCGTCCGGCAGGCGTCTGGAGGCGCGCAGGCATTGCGCTTCGGTGGCGCCCGGGGGCAGCGTCAGGTCGGCGCGTTCGCACACGGTCGCCACGCTGGCGCGGTACAGCAGCGCCAGCGCGTCGCGCTGCCGGCCCTCGCGCCACAGCCGGCGCGCGATGGTGGCCACATCGTCGGGCAGCGGCTCGGCGCTCAACACCGGCGCATGCGCCACCGGCGTCTCGGCCGCGGCACGCTTGCGCCCGCTGCCGCGCATCCACGGCAGCCAATGCTTGGCGGTCAGCAGCAGGACCAGCACCAGCATGCCGGCCAGCAACCACATGCCCCATTCGCCGATGAACGCGAACACGGCCGCCACGCTGGCCAGCAGGCCCTTGCCGAAGCGCGGATCGAGCTTGTCCGCATCGGGCTTCTTCTCGTCGTCTTCGTTGCGGTCGCGCTTCTTCCAGTAGCGGATGCTGCGTTTGCCCGACAGCAGCGGGTCTTTGTAGGCGCGGTCGGCGGCACGGTCGAAGCGCGCGTCGGCGGCGGGCACGGTATTGAAGATCTCGTCGAGCGCGGCCGGCGCGTCGTCGTCGCTGTCGCTGTCGCTGCCGCTGCCGTTGTCCTTCTCCGGATCATGGATGTCGTCACTGTCGCTGGCGTCGGTACCGTCGTCGGAGTTTTGCGAAGATGCGGTCGCCGGCGCCGAGGGCAGCGCATGCGGGTCGGCTGCGACCGGGGCGTCGCTGCCCGGCGCCGCGTTTTGCGCGCGCAGCGCAGCGCCGGGAGCGCCGAGCAGGACCAGGGCCAGCAGCAACGGCGCGGCGCCGCCCAGCCGATCGCGCAGCCGGCGTAGCGCCATCTCCACGTCCCAGGCTTCGAGTTCGGTGCGGCGGTTGAGGTACAGGCCAAAACCGGCGCCGACGAAGAACGGTTCGATCAGCGTCGTCGCCAACCAGGCGAAGGCGTTCAGGCCGACGTCGGCCCATACCGGATTCTCATCGCCGATCAGCGCCCACGCCGCGCGCACCGTTTCCGGCAGCAGGTCCACCGGCACGAACATCAGGATCGCGGCGATGCAGGCCACGAGCAGCATCGCCTCGAAATGCCAGCACACGCTGGCCAGCAGCAGCGCATGCCCGTACACCGCACCGCCCAGGGTGCGGCGGCGCTGCCGCTGCTGTTCGGGGCTGGCCCCCTCCAGCAACTCCAGCGGCAGGAACACGGTGCGCGCCGGACTCAGTCGGCGCCAGGTCAGGTAGCCGAACATCGGGCGCCAGCCCCACTTCAACTGCGCGCGCAGCGTGTCGCGCACGCTAGGCACGTCGCCGAACACGCCGCGCGAGATCACGAACAGCGGGATCCGGTCCAGCACCGGTTTCAGCCACCACAGCGCCAGGCTGGCCAGCCAGAGCTCGTCGATCGCCCAGGCGCCGAGATTGAGCAACGCGAACAGCGGCACGGTGAACAGCAGCCACGGTTTCCAGATCGCGCCGGCATGGCGGCGCACCAGCGCGCTGCCCAGCTCCATCGCCTCCCAGGCCGAGCGCGCACGCAGCACCACGTCCAGGCGTTCAATCCGCATCGTCGGCCTCCGCGATGCCGCGTCCGCCGCGCCACAGCCAGACCAGCACCAGCGTCCACAGCAGGCCCGACACGCCGTACTTCACCGCCGCCGGCAGCGAGCCGATCGAGGACCAGAAGGCCTCGATGAAGGCGGCGACCAGCAGCATGAACGCCACGCCCAGGCATAGCTTGGCGCCGATCGTGCCGCCTTCGACCAGCGCATCGATGCGCCGGCGCCGGCCAGGCGCCAGCAGCTTCAGGCCCAGCTGCAGACCGGCGCCGCCGGCGATCACGATCGCGGTCAGTTCGAACGGCGCATGTCCGGCGACGAAGCGCCAGAACGTCACGCCGTAGCCGATCTGGTGCAGATGCCCGGCCACCGCGCCGATGGTGACGCCGTTGAACAGCAGCACCAGCACCGTGCCGAGCCCGGCCAGCAGGCCGCTGGCGAAGGTGCGCAGGCCGATGCTGATGTTGTTCATGATGTAGTGGCCGAACATCTGCCAGTCGTCGCCGCTGTCGCGGCCGAGCTTGTGCGCGGCGCTGGCCGGGTCGTACATGCGTTCGATCTGCGCGACCTGCATCGGATCCATCAAGCCGTGGATCAGTTCCGGCCGGAACTGCAGCAGCACGAAGATGGTGACCAGCGGCACCACGAACAGCGCGGTGGCCGCGGCCATGCAGCCGGCCTGGCTGCGTACCAGTTGCGGAAACTCGGCGAACAGGAATTCGGCCGCGCGCCGCAGGCGCGGCCGCGGCGGCCGGTACAGCTCGGTGTGGCCCTGCTGCATCAACTGCTGCAGGCGCGCGGTGACTAGCGGGCTGTAGCCGCGCTTGCGCGCCAGCGCCAGCTGCTGGCACAGCCGCCGGTAGCGCGCCGGCATGTCTTCGTCGGCCAGGCGCCATGCGTCCGCGGCGCTGTCGGGCGCGTTGGTGACTGCGGTGGCGGGGCGCTTGCGTCCGCGCGTGTGCAGCCAGGTCTCGAAGGCCTCCCACTCGTGCTGGTGGCGGGCGATGAACTGCTCCTGCCTCATCGCCGCCCCAACAGCCAGTTGGCCATCGCATACAGCCGCAGCACGCCGGCCTGGCCGGGCGCGTGCGTCAACGGCAGCGCCAGCGTGGCCAGTTCCAGCTGCCGCGCCGGCGCCAGCCGCGGCGCGCGCTCGGCGAAGGCGATCAACGCCGCCTGCTCGGCCGGCAGCAACACCAGCGGCGGCGGCGTTGCGCTGGCGATCGGCGGCAGCCCGGCCTCGTGGCGCGGCGGCTGGTGAATGACCAGGGTGCCGGCGACCATGTCGCCCAGGCGCCGCGCGTGCACATCGAACAGGCAGGCGATCAGGCCGACGGCATAGCCGAACGGCAGCATGTCCACGGTGCGCAGCAGGTTGCGGGTGATCGCCGCCATCCATCCGGCCGGCGCGCCGTCGCGCGAGACCACGCGCAGGCCCAGCGCCTTCTTGCCCAGGGTCTGCCCGAACCAGCCTTCGAGCACGATCGGATAGGCCCAGAACACCAGGAACATCGCCACCAGGTACAGGCCCTGGCCGAAGCCGCCGAGTGCGCCGAGCAGCAGGCCCATCAGGGTCAGCATGCCGAAGCGCACCGCCAGGTCGATCAGCCAGGCCAGCGCGCGCGGCACCGCGCCGGCGGCCGGCAGGTGCAACGGCACGCCTTCGGGCGTGATCACTTCACGGTAGGTGTCGAGCATGCCACTCACCGCCGGGTTGCGGCGTGGCGCGCATGCGTGCCTGCGATGTGAGGCCGTTGTTCTGTCCGGCCGGCTGCCTGTGGCGGCATGCGTGATCTCGACTGCGTCCTGCTCCGAGCCGCGACTTTAGCCGGCGCGGCGCCAATTGCCCAGCCGGGCGCCATGGTCGGCGCCGGACGATCCTCACGCGATGGCGACGATGGCGCGGCAAACGTGCCGCACAGGCCGCTCAACGCACCGTGCCGCCGTCGCGCTTGCGCCCGGAGAACAGCTTGCCGATCCCGCCGACCAGCGCCATCAGCCCCAGCGCCACCAGCTTCCAGGCCTTGGCCAGGATCAGGCCGAGCTTGGCGAACAGGCCGGCCTTGGCCGCCAGGCCGCCGCCGATCAGCGTGGCCAGGCCGTAGCTGGCGATCTTGTCGGTGGATGGATTGTGGTCGGCGTAGCGCGCGCCGCTGTCGAACTCGGCCATCGGCAGCAACTGCTGCATGCCTGCACGCACCTGCGGCAACTCGTCCATGCTGGCGATCGCGTTCAGGCTCAGGTAGCCGTGGCGGCCGAGCACGCGGATGTCGTAGTTGAGGGTGTGGCCGTCGTTGCCCTGGAACGCCAGTTCGCGCGCCCAGTACAGCTTCTTGTTCGCGGCGTCGTAGCGCGGCGGTACCGCCCAGCCGACCAGGTCCACGCTCTCGTAGCCGGCTTCCTTGCGCTGCGCGTTCTCCTCGCGGGTTTCCTTCTGCATGTCCGCGAGCATGTCGTTGTAATCGATCTTGCTGGCGTCCTCGTCGGACACGTAGCCGTCGTCGGCATAGGTGACCACCACCGCCCAGCTGCCCTGCGCGTCGAGCGCGGGCTGGCGCGGCACGATCAGGCCGAGCACGGTGTCGTCCGGCGGGTTGCCCCAGTACGCCTCCAGCACCTGCCGCGCATCGTCCTTGCCGAGATAGCGGAAGTCGTGGCTCAGGTCGAAATGCACCTTGGCCTGCGGCACTTCGATGTGCCCATCCTGGAAATGCAGCGAGGCGACGAACTGCTCGGCGGTCATGCCGTCGTTGCCATGCGCTTCTTGAGCGTGCTCTTCTTCGGCCACGGCCGATCCGGTACCGGCGCCCAGCGCAAGCAGGAAAGCGGCCAGCAGGCCGCGCAACGGAAGTGTCTTGGTCATCGCGAATCCATTCGATGGCGTCCCCACGCCAGAGGCGCGCAGTGTCGCGCAAAAGCACCACCGCGCGCCAGTCGCCGCGGCTATTGCGGTGCCGGCGACACCATGTCCAGGTAGCGATCCTTCAGCCGCACGTAGTGCTGCGCGGAGTAGTGCAGGCTTTCGACCTCCTTGTCGCTGAGCATGCGCGCCAGCCGCGCCGGATTGCCCAGCCACAGTTCGCGCTCGCCGACGGTCTTGCCCGGCCCGACCACCGCGCCGGCGCCGACGAAGCCGTAGCGCTTCACCGTGGCGCCGTCGAGGATGCACGCGCCCATGCCGATCAGGCACAGGTCCTCGATGGTGCAGGCATGGATGATGCAGCCGTGGCCCACGGTCACGTCGGTGCCGATCAGGGTCGGGTAGCCAGCGGTGTTGAACGGGCTGTGGTGGCTGACGTGGATGATGGTGCCGTCCTGGATGTTGCTGCGCGCGCCGATGCGCACGTGGTTGACGTCGCCGCGGATCACCGTGCCCGGCCACACCGACACGTCCTCGTCCAGCACCACGTCGCCGATGAGGGTGCAGGCCGGGTCCACGTAGACGCGTGCGCCCAGCTGCGGCGTCTTGTCCAGGAACGGGCGGATCGGGTTCACGGCGTTCTCCGCGGAGCGGGGGGGGGGGGCAGGCGCCGGCACCGGGCAGCGGCGCGGCTGTCCATGATAGCGCCTGGCGGGAAAGCGCTTCTGGCGCATGGCTGGGAGATGCCCGCAATGGCGCGGTCGATCGGGAGGGTGCGTGCGGCCCTGGACGATGGCGACCGCCAGGCAGGCCCATGGCCGGCGGTGTGCCGCCGGCCCGCAGCGCTGGAGGCGCCCCGACCCGACACAGCCGCGGCCTGGACAGACGCTGGCCGGCGCGTTCGCAGCGGCTGCCGAGCGGGATGTGCCCAGGCACGGCGCAGCGACCGGCGAACGACGGCATCGCCGGACCCGAACGGCACGTGGGGGGCTTCGCTAGGCAGGCACGGACCGCGGCATCTGCGTGCAGGTCGGGCTGGTGAGGGGGCGAATCGCCCTGGGCGTAGGCGCGGCACGGTTGCCTAAGTGTCAGGAGCGCACGGGACACGGGATGCAGGATGCGGCAGCGCCGCCGGGCCGGGCCAGGGACGCCGCTCCGGCCGCAGTCCGGCGAGCCCGTCGCGCGAGCTCGCCGGAGGCGCTTGCTACTTCTTCTTTTCCTTCTTGGCCGCGCGCTTTTCCTTCAGCGTCTTGGTCGGCTGCTTCTTCTCGCTCTTCTTCTGATCCATGCCCTTGCTCATGACACCCTCTGGACGATTGCACTGTGGATTGCCGACTGCGGCCGCCGTGGCGGCGATCGCGGCTGCCACTTTACTCCGCACGCGGCCGGCCATGCCGCAGTTGTCGACCGGCCCGCACGCAAGGTTGGGCATAATCGGACTTTCCCCATCAAGGCCCCCCGCGTCCGATGAAAACCCCCCAGGGCCTGCAGCCGCTGATCGAGGACGGTGTCATCGACAGCGTGCTGCGCCCGCTCAAGAGTGGCAAGGAGGCCGCCGTGTACGTGGTCCAGGCCGGCGACGAGGTGCTGTGCGCCAAGGTCTACAAGGACATGGCGCAGCGCAGCTTCCAGGCGCGCGTGCAGTACCAGGAAGGCCGCAAGGTGCGCGGCAGCCGCCAGGCGCGGGCGATGGGCAAGGCGACCAAGTTCGGCCGCCGCGAGCAGGAAGCCGCGTGGAAGGACACCGAGGCCAACACGCTGTACCAGCTGGTGGATGCCGGCGTACACGTGCCGCAGCCGCGCGGCTACTTCCACGGCGTGCTGCTGATGGATCTGGTCACCGATGCCGACGGGCAGAGCGCGCCGCGGCTGGGCGAGGTGGAACTGGAGCCCGAACAGGCGCGCGCGTTCCATGCGCAGTTGGTCGGCGACGTGGTGAAGATGCTGTGCCTGGGCCTGGTGCACGGCGACCTGTCCGAATACAACGTGCTGGTCGCCGCCGAGGGCCCGGTGGTGATCGACTTCCCGCAGGTGGTCAGCGCCGCCGGCAACAACGCCGCGCGCGACATGCTGCTGCGCGACGTGCACAACCTGCGCGATTGCCTGGGCCGTTTCGCCCCCGAGCTCAACCAGACCCACTACGGCGAAGAAATGTGGGCGCTGTACGAGAAGGGCGAACTGCGCCCGGACAGCGCGCTCAGCGGCCGCTTCGTGTTCGACACCCGCCGTGCCGACGTGCGCGCGGTGCGCGATTCGATCGAGGACGCGCGGCAGGAAGCGATCATCCGCCAGCAGGGCCGCGAGGCCGCGGCGGACGAAGACTGAGTCGTGCGGCAGCGCGTCCTGTACGACGCGCTGCCGGCAACGCATTCCCTCGCCGATGCGCGTCGAGCGCATCGGCACGCGGCCGATCGCAGCGGCCGCCGTCTCTGCGAATCCTCCATCGCCGGCACCGATTCCGTGGCCGCGCGATGAGGCTGCGAGCGCGGCATGAGGCAGTGCCGGAACGCAATCCGCAAGCGCCCGCGATCGCGCATTTCATATTGAAATATTCGTATCCCGATGCGATACGAAGGTATCGCTCCAATACCAATCTTTCGCCAATCTTTCTGCGCGCGCACGAAAGTTGTAGTGGCAGCTGACTGCGGTTTTCGCCGCGATATATCGCGGGAATACATTTGGTGTAGCGTTGCGCGCTTCGATCTTCCCACCCCCTCGATCTGACCCCCATGCTCGACGCTTTCGCCGCGCCTCGCTGTTTCATTCTCTGTGGTTCCGTTGTCGCGCTCGCGATGGCGACGGGGTGTTCGTCGGCGCCGCAACCGCCACCGCCGATCAAGGTCGGCACGCTCGCGCTGACCGCGCACAGCCTGCCGGTGGAGCAGTCGCTGCCCGGGCGCACCGTGGCCTACGAAGTCTCCGATGTGCGGCCGCAGGTCAACGGTCTGCTGCGGCAACGGCTGTTCACCGAGGGCCAGGAAGTCCAGGCCGGGCAGGTGCTGTACCGGATCGATCCTGCGCCGTACCGGGCGGCCTACGACACGGCACGCGGGCAGCTCGCGCAGGCGCAGGCCGCCGTGGTCGCGGCGCGTCCCAAGGCCTCGCGCTACCGCACCCTGGTCGAGCAGGACGCGGCCAGCAAACAGGATGCCGACGACGCGCAGGCCGCGTTGCAGGAGGCCGAAGCCAACGTGGTGGCGGCGCAGGCGTCGTTGCAGGCGGCGCGCATCAATCTCGACTACACCCGGGTGACGGCGCCTATCTCCGGCACCATCGGCAGCTCGGCCTATACCGCCGGCGCGCTGGTGACCGCGCAGCAGGATGCGGCGCTGGCCAAGATCCAGCGGCTGGATCCGATCTACCTGGACGTGAACCAGTCCAGCACGCAGCTGCTGGCCTTGCGCAAGCGGCTCGACGCCGGGCAGATCAAGGCCACCGACGGCAAGATTCCGGTGCGGGTACGCCTGGAGGACGGCAGCTTCTATCCGCTTGCGGGCACGCTGGAGTTCGTCGGCAGCTCGGTCGATCCCGGCACCGGCGCGGTCACCCTGCGCGTGGTCGTGCCCAATCCGCAGCATCTGCTGCTGCCCGGCATGTACCTGCGCGCGCTGCTGCCGCTGGCCAGCGATCCGGGCGCGATCCTGGTGCCGCAACAGGCGGTGAGCCGCGATGCCAAGGGCGAGCCGATGGTGAAGCTGCTCGGCGCACACAACCGGGTCGAGGAACGGCGCATCCGCACCGGCGACACGGTCGGCCACGCGTGGGTGGTGGAGGCCGGGCTCAAGCCGGGCGAACGGCTGATCGTGGTCAACGGCAGCCGCGCCGAGATCGGCAAGACGGTCGTGCCGTATGCGGTCAGCGCCGCGCAGCTCGCCGCCGCGCCCGCGGTGCCGGGCGACGCCCAGGCCGACTGAGGAGCTGCCATGTCGCGTTTCTTCGTCAACCACCCGGTGGTGGCCTGGGTCATGGCCATCGTCGTCGTCCTGGTCGGCATGCTGGCCATCCACGCGCTGCCGATCGAGCGCTATCCGCAGATGGCGCCGCCGACCATCACCGTGCGCGCCACCTACACCGGCGCCTCGGCGCAGACCGTGGAGAACACCGTTACCCAGCTGATCGAGCAGTCGCAGCAGAGCCTGGACCACCTGCTGTACATGACCTCGACCAGCGCCTCGGACGGCACCGCGCAGGTCAACCTGGTGTTCGAGACCGGCACCAACGCCGACACCGCGCAGGTGCAGGTGCAGAACCAGCTGCAGTCGGTGATGTCGGTGCTGCCGCAGGACGTGCAGCAGAACGGCATCGTCATCACCAAGTCCAGCGGCTCGCTGTTCGAGGTGGTGGCGTTCACTTCCGACGACGGCAGCATGGACAACTTCGATGTCGCCAACTACATGGAATCGAACATCGACGACC from Xanthomonas sp. DAR 34887 carries:
- a CDS encoding DUF58 domain-containing protein; translation: MRPAPLLLALLGLWALCGLASALQLIALWPWQALGAAIGVIAAVDAWRLWRSPTPQLRRELPEALPLGLEREAGLRIDSAQRQTLDVFDLVPSGWWMQGLPRRVTLRAATETHLTYRLRPTARGRFDFAGTHLRLHSAWRLWRQRRVAGAVQTVRVYPNFAPLTRFALFSAEQASRLVGAHLKRRRGEGTDFHQMREYRVGDSLRQIDWKATSRARKLISREYQDEKNQQLLMLIDTGRRMMASESGLAHFDNVLNAALVVSYLALRQGDAVGLMASGGDARWVAPQRGMGTVDALLRASYDLQPQAVATDYLAAATELSLRQRRRSLVMLISNVRDEDIEDLLAAVRLLQRRHLVCVASLREQALDQALSQDVQDLQQAVQAGAVARYLQQRGDAHDALRSHGVMVLDVTGEELPGALVQRYLAVKRDGLL
- a CDS encoding AAA family ATPase, coding for MTTAPADSVAPLTGPALIERVEAIRDAVGQAFIGQPEVLEQILIALLAGGHVLIEGVPGLGKTLLVRALAQAMELNYARVQFTPDLMPSDVSGHAVYDPKTESFKIRRGPVFTHLLLADEINRAPAKTQSALLEVMQEGQVTIEGKPFPLAPPFLALATQNPVEQEGTYPLPEAQLDRFLLKVLIDYPQLEDEKRMVEAVTTGRSAGDFDLSQVPRVLSAADVVAMQLGTAAIVVDPQVIDYAVRIVAATRSWPGIALGAGPRGSIALIRAARAQAVLSGRDFVTPDDIRDIAKPALRHRIALAPELQIEGQSADDALGALLAKVEAPRK
- a CDS encoding DUF4350 domain-containing protein translates to MNSGTRNALIFLLGLLVTSVLVVWFLGRYERAERELALPPRGEAAYNPLYALRQTLRADGVRAESRQRLDLAAMRLQPHDSVLLFGDPRALSKPDGDALLAWVERGGHLILRTPAADEDDDTVKLPIFDALDVALEKGKPGHCLKLAIPGQPEHSEFCNGRRFQVDYDAASNLWGSDEDYAYARLPYGDGSVDLLAEMDFLQNGSSGGNRLSDDPLATPPAPPSGGLRDVPHRLLARQILAPNYGDGTIYLIYSAELPSLWRTLFVNGWPAWVPALLMLLAWLWWRMQRFGPLRASPAGDRRSLLEHVRASGEHLFRYGKSELLYAATRQAFLTRLRRRAPLAAALQGPAQAAAIAERLNLAPAQVEQALQAPAPKQHAAFRDRIRLLVQMRNQL
- a CDS encoding DUF4129 domain-containing protein translates to MRIERLDVVLRARSAWEAMELGSALVRRHAGAIWKPWLLFTVPLFALLNLGAWAIDELWLASLALWWLKPVLDRIPLFVISRGVFGDVPSVRDTLRAQLKWGWRPMFGYLTWRRLSPARTVFLPLELLEGASPEQQRQRRRTLGGAVYGHALLLASVCWHFEAMLLVACIAAILMFVPVDLLPETVRAAWALIGDENPVWADVGLNAFAWLATTLIEPFFVGAGFGLYLNRRTELEAWDVEMALRRLRDRLGGAAPLLLALVLLGAPGAALRAQNAAPGSDAPVAADPHALPSAPATASSQNSDDGTDASDSDDIHDPEKDNGSGSDSDSDDDAPAALDEIFNTVPAADARFDRAADRAYKDPLLSGKRSIRYWKKRDRNEDDEKKPDADKLDPRFGKGLLASVAAVFAFIGEWGMWLLAGMLVLVLLLTAKHWLPWMRGSGRKRAAAETPVAHAPVLSAEPLPDDVATIARRLWREGRQRDALALLYRASVATVCERADLTLPPGATEAQCLRASRRLPDDADRSLFARMVRTWQYAAYAGRLPDDDAFAGLLDELQQQYRWRA
- a CDS encoding stage II sporulation protein M, whose translation is MRQEQFIARHQHEWEAFETWLHTRGRKRPATAVTNAPDSAADAWRLADEDMPARYRRLCQQLALARKRGYSPLVTARLQQLMQQGHTELYRPPRPRLRRAAEFLFAEFPQLVRSQAGCMAAATALFVVPLVTIFVLLQFRPELIHGLMDPMQVAQIERMYDPASAAHKLGRDSGDDWQMFGHYIMNNISIGLRTFASGLLAGLGTVLVLLFNGVTIGAVAGHLHQIGYGVTFWRFVAGHAPFELTAIVIAGGAGLQLGLKLLAPGRRRRIDALVEGGTIGAKLCLGVAFMLLVAAFIEAFWSSIGSLPAAVKYGVSGLLWTLVLVWLWRGGRGIAEADDAD
- a CDS encoding RDD family protein; translated protein: MLDTYREVITPEGVPLHLPAAGAVPRALAWLIDLAVRFGMLTLMGLLLGALGGFGQGLYLVAMFLVFWAYPIVLEGWFGQTLGKKALGLRVVSRDGAPAGWMAAITRNLLRTVDMLPFGYAVGLIACLFDVHARRLGDMVAGTLVIHQPPRHEAGLPPIASATPPPLVLLPAEQAALIAFAERAPRLAPARQLELATLALPLTHAPGQAGVLRLYAMANWLLGRR
- a CDS encoding DUF2167 domain-containing protein, which gives rise to MTKTLPLRGLLAAFLLALGAGTGSAVAEEEHAQEAHGNDGMTAEQFVASLHFQDGHIEVPQAKVHFDLSHDFRYLGKDDARQVLEAYWGNPPDDTVLGLIVPRQPALDAQGSWAVVVTYADDGYVSDEDASKIDYNDMLADMQKETREENAQRKEAGYESVDLVGWAVPPRYDAANKKLYWARELAFQGNDGHTLNYDIRVLGRHGYLSLNAIASMDELPQVRAGMQQLLPMAEFDSGARYADHNPSTDKIASYGLATLIGGGLAAKAGLFAKLGLILAKAWKLVALGLMALVGGIGKLFSGRKRDGGTVR
- a CDS encoding gamma carbonic anhydrase family protein; this encodes MNPIRPFLDKTPQLGARVYVDPACTLIGDVVLDEDVSVWPGTVIRGDVNHVRIGARSNIQDGTIIHVSHHSPFNTAGYPTLIGTDVTVGHGCIIHACTIEDLCLIGMGACILDGATVKRYGFVGAGAVVGPGKTVGERELWLGNPARLARMLSDKEVESLHYSAQHYVRLKDRYLDMVSPAPQ